In Spinacia oleracea cultivar Varoflay chromosome 5, BTI_SOV_V1, whole genome shotgun sequence, a single window of DNA contains:
- the LOC110776015 gene encoding thioredoxin-like protein CDSP32, chloroplastic, whose protein sequence is MATSSSSSSSSSSLQASLLSKPPKTTSLIPNNLTLSHFSPFSSFSRSLPKLHTSSLKNKSLRKLDFSAIKASTGASPNETSNETTVNKKHQRVQRVHNIEEFDKALKAAKDKLVVVEFATSDSDQSIQIYPFMVELSRTCNDVEFLLVLGDESEATKALCKRENIEQVPHFTFYKSMNKIHEEEAIGPDQLVGDVLYYGDSHSAVVQLHSREDVESLINEHRGDGKLIVLDVGLKHCGPCVKVYPTVIKLSKQMETVVFARMNGDENESCMEFLRVMEVVEVPTFVFIRDGNICGRYVGSGKGELIGEILRYQGVRVTY, encoded by the coding sequence ATGGCaacatcttcttcttcttcttcttcttcttcttcattgcAAGCATCATTGTTGTCTAAACCACCAAAAACAACATCCCTTATTCCTAACAACCTTACTCTTTCCCACTTTTCACCCTTCTCTTCTTTCTCAAGAAGTCTCCCCAAACTACACACATCATCACTCAAGAACAAATCACTAAGAAAACTAGACTTTTCGGCAATAAAGGCTAGCACAGGCGCCTCCCCGAACGAGACCTCGAACGAAACAACAGTGAACAAAAAGCATCAAAGAGTCCAACGAGTCCACAACATAGAAGAGTTCGATAAAGCTCTTAAAGCCGCTAAGGACAAACTAGTGGTGGTTGAGTTTGCTACGAGTGATAGCGATCAAAGCATTCAGATATACCCCTTCATGGTAGAGCTAAGCCGTACTTGTAACGACGTGGAGTTCCTCCTAGTGTTAGGAGACGAATCAGAGGCAACAAAGGCACTTTGCAAGAGAGAAAACATAGAACAAGTTCCACACTTTACATTCTATAAGTCTATGAACAAGATTCACGAGGAAGAAGCTATAGGACCAGATCAGCttgttggggatgtgctttatTACGGGGATAGTCATTCAGCTGTTGTACAACTTCATTCTAGGGAAGATGTGGAGAGCTTAATTAACGAACACCGTGGTGATGGGAAACTGATTGTTCTTGATGTTGGGCTTAAGCATTGTGGACCTTGTGTTAAGGTATATCCAACTGTTATTAAGTTGTCTAAGCAGATGGAAACTGTTGTATTTGCTAGGATGAATGGAGATGAAAATGAGAGTTGTATGGAGTTTTTGAGGGTTATGGAAGTTGTTGAGGTTCCTACTTTTGTGTTTATTAGGGATGGTAACATTTGTGGTAGGTATGTTGGATCTGGTAAAGGTGAGCTTATTGGTGAGATTCTAAGGTATCAAGGTGTAAGGGTTACTTACTAA